Proteins co-encoded in one Neodiprion lecontei isolate iyNeoLeco1 chromosome 3, iyNeoLeco1.1, whole genome shotgun sequence genomic window:
- the LOC107223983 gene encoding putative sodium-coupled neutral amino acid transporter 10, with protein MMTNLSHVMTLANSVIGVSVLAMPFCFKQCGIVLAVLMLFLSSILSKLACHFLVKSAVMSRRRNFEFLAFHAFGRTGKFLAELFIIGFLMGTCIAFFVVVGDLGPEIVGKLIDKTPEDIRSSLLVTMGVFIILPLGLLRNVDSLSSICTVTIGFYLCLVLKVMTESMTHIFATDWYDKVFYWRPYGILQCLPIFSMALFCQTQLFEIYETIPNVSLEKMNRVVDNALNICTTVYVCVGFFGYVAFCTLPFTGNILMSFEPSLSSDVIKIGFVLSVAFSFPLVIFPCRASLNSLLFRWAQSHDTSNNYIPEARFKCLTFTIVGVSLVIGILIPNIEFVLGLVGSTIGVMICLMFPAAFFISISSKNTSERLMAQIILFVGVWIMILGTYANLYAIEESANIKAVTPVDSFNRLNNIPIDFIKDRDVQVVPPIAKINDIPNIIDAPEFKPFEAEKSQDKGSKEDVRQEPPIPVERAVVNEKLTLETKKPDINLIPTLAPVLQEMAEKLEKLDQNKNENLEDRDKKEKKGMVASSVEKKIGDVEMKEKRDAVVQKVDNYVNSDAIKKEEAELAEDTKLAAPSEVEKLKKTLEMHKLEQRQLLEEQKKIIGNLNQRKQELEREKKEKEAMKKKEKEVELDKSIDADTPIGAKNNNLIIKDVEKNVQPEEVVSVDGQSNKNTKKDKLRDTEANNVEFAVDGDGKQYAEKDLFNTVGGETDKKSRGPILSALTKQTPNSSNANNIPADVNHDNIISPETNVVNIEPGKPNPSKSDVQTLYDNKKKIPVPIALVMSEKTRVNGVNEERTLSKKQNENLEIRRDILESPDRKKRDIDEGIVIKSDVLPVILEAEKIESFLNKVAQTDDKQECAKTDGSLQDANKKVTNQKEGGNPEKPTSTESLLIKTNSYLSDQSLVNENSLVNIFDLRENFDKTNERNLRPASTNNGDSK; from the exons ATGATGACTAACCTATCGCATGTAATGACGCTGGCGAACAGCGTCATCGGCGTCAGTGTTCTTGCAATGCCGTTCTGCTTTAAGCAGTGCGGCATCGTTCTCGCGGTACTGATGCTATTTTTGAGCAGCATTTTGTCCAAGTTGGCTTGCCACTTCCTTGTTAAATCCGCAGTCATGTCGCGCAGGCGGAACTTCGAGTTTCTCGCCTTTCACGCGTTCGGTAGGACCGGAAAATTCCTAGCCGAATTGTTCATCATCGGCTTTCTCATGGGCACCTGCATAGCGTTTTTTGTTGTCGTCGGAGACCTCGGACCTGAAATCGTCGGAAAACTTATCGACAAAACGCCGGAGGATATCAGGTCCAGTCTTTTAGTCACAATGGGTGTTTTCATCATCCTACCTCTCGGACTGCTCAGAAACGTCGATAGCTTGTCAAGCATTTGCACCGTCACCATTGGCTTCTACCTCTGCCTTGTTTTGAAG GTGATGACTGAATCCATGACGCATATTTTTGCTACCGACTGGTACGATAAAGTGTTTTATTGGCGTCCGTACGGCATTTTACAATGTCTACCAATATTTTCCATGGCTTTATTCTGCCAGACGCAATTGTTTGAGATTTATGAAACAATTCCAAATGTCTCTCTTGAAAAGATGAATCGGGTCGTAGACAATGCACTGAATATCTGCACCACTGTCTATGTTTGTGTTGGATTTTTTGGGTACGTGGCTTTCTGCACTCTTCCGTTCACAG gAAATATATTGATGAGTTTTGAACCGAGTTTATCGTCAgatgtgataaaaattggCTTCGTACTGTCAGTCGCATTTAGTTTTCCACTTGTTATCTTTCCATGCAGAGCGAGTCTGAATTCTCTATTATTTCGTTGG GCTCAATCCCACGATACATCAAACAACTACATTCCAGAAGCTCGATTCAAGTGTCTCACTTTCACAATAGTCGGAGTTTCTCTGGTAATCGGAATTTTGATTCCAAACATTGAATTTGTACTAGGACTGGTGGGATCGACGATCGGAGTGATGATTTGTCTCATGTTTCCTGCCGCGTTCTTCATTTCCATCAGCAGTAAAAATACCAGCGAAAGATTGATGGCTCAG ATTATTCTTTTCGTAGGCGTGTGGATAATGATCTTGGGCACTTATGCGAATCTTTACGCTATAGAGGAATCTGCTAATATCAAAGCCGTGACCCCGGTAGATTCCTTCAACCGATTAAACAACATTCCAATTGATTTTATCAAAGATCGGGATGTTCAAGTCGTCCCACcaattgcaaaaataaatgatattcCAAATATCATTGATG CACCTGAATTCAAACCATTTGAAGCAGAAAAGTCTCAAGATAAAGGTTCAAAGGAAGACGTACGTCAAGAACCGCCAATTCCAGTTGAAAGAGCTGTGGTTAATGAGAAATTGACTTTAGAAACGAAAAAACCTGACATTAACTTGATTCCCACGCTTGCTCCCGTGTTGCAAGAGATGGCTGAAAAGTTAGAGAAGTTGGatcagaataaaaatgaaaatcttgaGGATAGAGacaagaaagagaaaaaaggtaTGGTCGCGTCAAgtgtggaaaagaaaatcggagatgttgaaatgaaagaaaagagagacgCTGTTGTGCAGAAAGTCGATAATTACGTTAATTCTGACGCTATAAAAAAGGAGGAAGCCGAGTTGGCAGAGGACACGAAATTGGCAGCCCCATCGGAGgttgaaaagttgaagaaaacatTGGAGATGCATAAACTCGAACAAAGACAATTACTcgaggaacaaaaaaagattataGGCAATTTAAATCAACGTAAACAAGAGCTTGagagggaaaagaaagaaaaagaggcgatgaaaaaaaaagaaaaggaagtaGAGCTTGACAAGAGTATCGATGCTGATACTCCAATTGGtgctaaaaataataatttaattatcaaAGATGTGGAGAAAAATGTACAGCCAGAGGAAGTCGTTTCTGTTGATGGACAGAGCAATAAGAATACAAAGAAGGATAAGTTAAGGGATACTGAAGCTAATAATGTAGAATTTGCGGTAGATGGTGATGGAAAGCAATATGCAGAGAAAGATTTATTCAATACTGTTGGAGGTGAAACTGATAAAAAATCGCGTGGGCCGATTCTTAGTGCATTAACAAAGCAAACCCCGAATTCGAGTAACGCAAATAACATTCCTGCAGACGTAAATCACGACAATATCATTTCACCTGAAACGAACGTCGTGAATATAGAGCCTGGTAAACCAAATCCATCCAAAAGTGATGTACAAACATTGTacgataataaaaagaaaattccagTTCCAATTGCTCTAGTTATGAGTGAGAAAACTAGGGTGAATGGAGTAAACGAAGAACGAACGCtctcaaaaaaacaaaatgaaaatctcgAGATCAGGCGAGATATTCTTGAGAGTCCAGACAGAAAAAAACGAGATATTGATGAGGGTATTGTAATCAAATCGGATGTATTGCCTGTGATCTTAGAAGCAGAGAAGATCGAGTCTTTCTTGAACAAAGTTGCACAGACAGATGATAAACAAGAGTGTGCTAAAACGGATGGCTCTCTGCAAgatgcaaataaaaaagttactAATCAAAAGGAAGGTGGAAATCCTGAGAAACCAACATCGACAGAgtcattattaattaaaacgAATTCCTACTTGTCTGATCAGAGCCTggtgaatgaaaattcattagtCAATATTTTTGATCTGCGAGAAAACTTCGACAAGACTAATGAGAGAAACCTGAGACCTGCCAGTACCAATAATGGTGATAGTAAGTAA
- the LOC107223993 gene encoding putative serine/threonine-protein kinase YPL150W produces MSLMKKAIGGSIHRIREFELEKVNLGDEFDILQIVGEGWFGKILLTEHRSTQTEMVLKALPKPYTSISDFYREFHYGLHLSAHRNIITTYDVAFETAGFFVFSQEYAPLGDLTSNVTETGLGELHAKRVARQLAAAIHHIHSRELVHRDVKLDNILVFKSDFSRIKLCDFGETRRVSTVVRRHNEWLPYSPPEVLQIDTDDAYKALTAHDVWQFGIVIFVCLTGCLPWQKAATDDPRYARYLNWHSATLNIAKKPKLFQLISSRAQRMFKRLLDPKQEKRPASVFEVNKYLDDRWLAKLGAEKALNGGADERDELCPSMYSFHSSLEEKNQLLFTLTQYGIETTVDRSRKKDRIREWIESSAIMEENEEESEGEDASDTEELNMRGKHFPERRESARSPEPVQPKAKRSNSKRNSIQQTKLPGYATPKPIERKNPFAPKVAKERQAIAKSASFPNGDPSLGVKLSGSDNFALPEVTDLHKPPAEIYSSSGIFDHYNGKIGHQNPTNSPQNGAENSRQSPAKVVSAQRNRTAAGESTNDNRSSPVDSKIGGRSGNNSVNGSPSSSTNVSRASPTASGVSQTVVNPTSIAMSPENGGQTLEAEGAPLESASYRSRSPQAPARKHRSQTATLPVLQPTAASPKSVQPRRSQTTVLPAIPSVAPLQPVNPLTMSIASQLVMQSFNSLQAMNIALPVMQPEDPQSVTSDGKAERQTVEQTTRTYGKDVYEHYGIAQGVVMKVISDAPRHRGSTGSGSRSVSN; encoded by the exons ATGAGTTTGATGAAGAAGGCCATCGGGGGATCTATTCACAGGATACGAGAATTTGAACTCGAAAAG GTAAACCTTGGGGATGAGTTTGACATACTACAGATCGTCGGTGAGGGTTGGTTCGGAAAGATTCTTCTGACTGAGCATCGAAGTACGCAGACTGAAATGGTGCTAAAAGCACTGCCCAAACCGTACACAAGCATATCGGATTTTTACAGAGAGTTTCACTATGGCCTTCACCTTTCGGCTCACAGAAACATCATTACAACTTACGACGTGGCCTTCGAAACGGCGGggtttttcgttttcagtCAGGAATACGCGCCATTGG GTGACCTCACATCCAACGTAACGGAAACTGGACTAGGTGAGCTTCACGCGAAGAGGGTGGCGAGGCAACTGGCTGCTGCTATCCACCACATCCACAGTAGAGAACTCGTGCACAGGGACGTCAAGCTGGACAACATCCTTGTGTTCAAAAGTGACTTCTCGCGAATAAAGCTCTGCGATTTTGGTGAGACTCGTAGAGTGAGCACTGTGGTTAGACGGCACAATGAGTGGCTTCCTTACTCACCCCCGGAAGTACTTCAGATCGACACTGACGATGCCTACAA ggCTCTAACGGCCCATGATGTCTGGCAGTTTGGAATAGTGATATTCGTATGCCTCACCGGCTGTCTGCCATGGCAGAAAGCAGCTACTGATGATCCGAGGTATGCAAGGTACCTCAATTGGCACTCGGCTACCCTGAACATCGCTAAGAAGCCAAaactgtttcagctaatcagcTCGAGAGCGCAGAG AATGTTCAAAAGACTGTTAGATCCTAAGCAAGAAAAACGTCCAGCTAGTGTAtttgaagtaaataaataCCTTGACGACAGATGGCTGGCGAAACTCGGCGCAGAGAAGGCGTTGAATG GCGGAGCGGACGAAAGAGACGAGCTGTGTCCGTCAATGTACAGTTTCCACAGTTCGctagaagagaaaaatcagTTGTTATTCACCCTGACGCAGTACGGCATTGAGACGACGGTGGACAGATCTCGAAAAAAGGACCGTATTCGGGAATGGATCGAGTCAAGTGCAATAATGGAGGAGAACGAGGAAGAATCTGAGGGTGAGGACGCATCGGATACAGAGGAATTGAACATGCGAGGAAAGCACTTTCCGGAAAGACGAGAGAGCGCCAGAAGCCCGGAACCAGTCCAGCCGAAGGCGAAGCGTTCCAATAGCAAGAGGAACAGCATCCAGCAGACTAAGCTTCCGGGCTACGCGACACCAAAGCCGATAGAGAGAAAGAATCCATTTGCTCCGAAAGTGGCGAAGGAACGCCAAGCGATAGCAAAAAGCGCAAGCTTTCCAAACGGGGATCCAAGCCTGGGGGTGAAGCTTTCAGGTTCGGACAACTTCGCCCTTCCGGAAGTGACTGACCTCCACAAACCTCCGGCAGAGATCTATTCGAGCTCTGGTATATTTGACCATTATAACGGTAAAATTGGCCACCAAAACCCGACCAATAGTCCCCAAAATGGCGCTGAGAACTCGCGGCAAAGTCCAGCCAAGGTCGTCTCGGCACAGCGGAACAGAACGGCGGCCGGTGAGTCAACCAACGATAACAGATCGTCGCCGGTCGATTCGAAAATCGGCGGAAGATCGGGGAACAATAGCGTCAATGGCAGTCCAAGCAGCTCAACTAACGTCTCGCGTGCCAGTCCAACAGCCTCCGGCGTTTCTCAGACCGTTGTAAATCCCACGAGCATCGCGATGTCGCCCGAAAATGGGGGTCAGACTCTGGAAGCGGAGGGCGCCCCTCTCGAATCAGCTTCGTACAGGTCCCGGAGTCCACAAGCCCCGGCACGCAAGCACCGCTCTCAAACGGCAACGCTTCCGGTGCTGCAGCCGACCGCCGCAAGTCCAAAATCCGTTCAACCTAGGCGGAGCCAAACTACCGTACTTCCAGCAATACCCAGCGTTGCTCCTCTTCAGCCCGTGAATCCTTTGACAATGTCGATCGCCTCTCAGCTGGTAATGCAGAGCTTCAACTCTCTCCAGGCGATGAACATCGCTTTGCCGGTCATGCAGCCCGAGGATCCTCAGTCGGTAACCTCGGACGGTAAAGCCGAGCGGCAGACGGTTGAACAGACCACCAGAACCTACGGCAAAGACGTTTATGAGCACTATGGTATCGCTCAGGGTGTTGTGATGAAGGTTATCTCCGACGCGCCCAGACACAGAGGGTCTACTGGCAGCGGGAGTAGGTCTGTTAGTAATTAA